The Callospermophilus lateralis isolate mCalLat2 chromosome 18, mCalLat2.hap1, whole genome shotgun sequence nucleotide sequence ggtcaggAAGGGGCATCATTTTGGGCCTGAGGAAGGAAACTAGTTAGTACATGAACTCCAGGACCAGGTAAGTAATGTAAGCAGGACAGGAAAAACAACAGGAAACAAAACCTATCCTAAAGGTATGGCTGGACTCTGGAGATGAGATCTGGCTGAAGGGGTGGAGCCAAgcccgaggaggaggaggaggagccaggAGACAGGGTGGAAATAGACCACCACAGAGCAGCTATTTACCAGAGGCCAGGGTCAGGACCAAGAGGCGAAACCAGCGGGGGCAGGTTTAGCCCTAGGGTGACACTAGGATGCGGAAAGGAAGACAAAgggtacagggacacagccaagtcacaaaagctGCCAGGCCTACCCCCAAGAGGCAGTCAGGTGGGGAAGTCGAGTCTCAGGCCCGAGGTCCCGGGTCTTGCTCGGGCTCGCTTCCCGGCACACCGCGGATGTCCGGCAGCAGACAGCAGCTAGCCACGATGTCCAAACGCTCAGCGAGGGCGCAGAGGTCCCCGCGCGCCAGGCGCACGCTGTGGGCTGCCGCCAACCCCGTCGCCTGAGCGGCTGCCAGTCTCCCAGCCAAGGCGGCCACGTCCCGGCCAGCACGGCGGTACACGCCGCTCACAGCAGCGGCCACATCGTGGTCCAGCCGCGCTTGGCTCTCGGCCAGCCGCTGCTGCAGCAGCGAGCGCGCGGGGGCGGGGGCCGGGGCTTCCTCGGCGGCCCAGGCCTCCCCAGCCGAGTCCCGCTGCACCACAAGCGGAGGCAGGTCCCTCGGCGCGGCAGTAGGCTCCGGCTCTGGGTCCGAGTCGGTCTCAGCAGCCTCCCCGGCTACCTTCAGCCCCGTGGGTCGGCCGCGCGACGGGCCGGAGGGGCCCAGGTACAACTCCTCCTCCGACGAGGACGCCGAGAGCTCCGAGTCCGTCTCAGCCGCCTCCCCAGGAACCACGGTCCCTGGCCTCCGCGGCGGCCTCCGCCGACGACCCTGGGATGCCATGGCGCGGCGCTAGGAAAGAGAAGCGAAAACACCGCGTGAGAGGCACCCCTGCGTGACAAGGGCATAACCTGGAATCCTAGTCCCTCTGCTGGTTCTCTAAGCGATTTAGGGACAAATGCTTCCTTTGTCgcggcctcagtttcctcttccgTAACCTGGAAGGTGACGGGGGCAGCGGACCCCAACCTCTTCAGTGTACAGATGGGAAACACAGGCCGAGCTCGATTAAGGCTCTAGGGCCAGTTCCTAGAGTTCTAAACAGTTCTTCCGGAATTCGCCTCCCAACGGAGGCGGTGAGTCCTTCAGGCCTCAGACCCGAAGGCACGCAGGCTCATGAGTCGCTGAGGAACCAGTGACAGTCAAAAAGGAGGGGTAGTCCAGGGGACTGGGATCAGTACACTAACCCGAGGAGGGGGTGAAGGGTCAGCACAACAGCCCAAAGCCATACCAGGTCACAGGAGCTCCGAGCCCGCAGGATCCCCTATCGGGCGGAAGTGCGGCGTCACAGAGGGCTAAAGTCCCGACCAATAAGAGAGTGGGTTGGGCGGGCATTTGACGGCCAAGTCACGAGGGGTCGCTCTCTACCAACCAGGAAACCAGTTCCCAGCACCATCTTTGAGGGCGTGTGCGCAGCAGAGTCACGTGAACAAAGGCACGGCCAATAGGGAAGCGGTCGGACAGGCTCTTCCGTGTTGTGCTTCGAGGAAAGCCTAGAGCGGACAAATagggcttttttaaaaaacaagaatgtcaCGTGCAGTCGGGCATTCGGCCAATGGAACAAGGGCAGGAGTCCAAATAAAGGCGGAAGATGGTATCACGTGTGGCCAATGAGAGGCAGAGCAACGCCGCCCCACGTCTCGCCGCTCACGCGCTCATCGCGTGAGCCCGCCGCGGGAAGGCGGGGCCAGCCTAAGACACCAATGGGAATGCGGCGGGCGGGCTCTATCGGAACGAGGGAGGCGAGGCTTGCCCAGTCCGGCCAATAAGAGCTGGAGTTGCTGGTGGTAGTTGGGTGCGCGAGGCTGACGCATGGCGGATGCAGTGTTGTTTGAAT carries:
- the Bloc1s3 gene encoding biogenesis of lysosome-related organelles complex 1 subunit 3 isoform X2 is translated as MASQGRRRRPPRRPGTVVPGEAAETDSELSASSSEEELYLGPSGPSRGRPTGLKVAGEAAETDSDPEPEPTAAPRDLPPLVVQRDSAGEAWAAEEAPAPAPARSLLQQRLAESQARLDHDVAAAVSGVYRRAGRDVAALAGRLAAAQATGLAAAHSVRLARGDLCALAERLDIVASCCLLPDIRGVPGSEPEQDPGPRA
- the Bloc1s3 gene encoding biogenesis of lysosome-related organelles complex 1 subunit 3 isoform X1 codes for the protein MALGCCADPSPPPRRRAMASQGRRRRPPRRPGTVVPGEAAETDSELSASSSEEELYLGPSGPSRGRPTGLKVAGEAAETDSDPEPEPTAAPRDLPPLVVQRDSAGEAWAAEEAPAPAPARSLLQQRLAESQARLDHDVAAAVSGVYRRAGRDVAALAGRLAAAQATGLAAAHSVRLARGDLCALAERLDIVASCCLLPDIRGVPGSEPEQDPGPRA